In Megalops cyprinoides isolate fMegCyp1 chromosome 25, fMegCyp1.pri, whole genome shotgun sequence, a single window of DNA contains:
- the LOC118771765 gene encoding CD9 antigen-like isoform X1, producing MAVLTAGDKCVKYLLFTFNFVFWLAGTAVLAVGLWLRFDSKTKGLFEGEDSPVVFFTGVYILIGAGALMMVVGFLGCCGAIQESPCMLGLFFFFLLIIFAVEVAAGIWGLSNQEKIVNDITEFYKRTFENYKATKQEVLKETLRLIQYGLDCCGITGTIFDGAKDTCPKQEGLELLITKSCPAAIDEVFNSKLHIIGGVGIGIGIVMIFGMLFSMMLCCAIRKSRDLM from the exons ATGGCAGTGCTGACTGCAGGAGATAAATGCGTCAAGTATTTGCTGTTCACgttcaattttgttttctgg cttgCAGGAACAGCAGTGTTGGCTGTGGGATTGTGGCTGCGCTTCGACTCCAAGACCAAAGGTCTCTTTGAAGGGGAGGACTCCCCCGTCGTGTTTTTCACAG GCGTGTACATCCTGATCGGTGCTGGGGCGCTCATGATGGTAGTGGGTTTCCTGGGGTGCTGTGGGGCCATCCAGGAGTCGccgtgcatgctgggattg ttcttcttcttcctgctcATCATATTTGCAGTGGAGGTTGCTGCAGGAATCTGGGGCCTCTCCAACCAAGAGAAG ATCgtgaatgacatcacagagtTCTACAAGAGGACCTTTGAAAACTACAAAGCAACAAAGCAAGAGGTGCTGAAAGAGACGCTGCGCCTGATCCAGTATGGG CTCGACTGCTGTGGGATCACAGGGACCATTTTCGATGGTGCAAAAGACACCTGTCCCAAGCAAGAAGGACTGGAGTTGTTAATCACCAAG AGTTGTCCTGCTGCCATTGATGAAGTGTTCAACTCTAAGCTACACATCATTGGAGGAGTAGGGATAGGAATCGGAATCGTCATG ATATTTGGTATGCTCTTCAGCATGATGCTGTGTTGCGCCATCAGGAAGAGCCGGGATCTGATGTGA
- the LOC118771765 gene encoding CD9 antigen-like isoform X2: MGVVGGIKCIKYLMFVFNFLFWLAGTAVLAVGLWLRFDSKTKGLFEGEDSPVVFFTGVYILIGAGALMMVVGFLGCCGAIQESPCMLGLFFFFLLIIFAVEVAAGIWGLSNQEKIVNDITEFYKRTFENYKATKQEVLKETLRLIQYGLDCCGITGTIFDGAKDTCPKQEGLELLITKSCPAAIDEVFNSKLHIIGGVGIGIGIVMIFGMLFSMMLCCAIRKSRDLM; this comes from the exons atgggAGTAGTAGGAGGAATTAAATGCATCAAGTACCTGATGTTTGTCTTCAACTTTCTGTTCTGG cttgCAGGAACAGCAGTGTTGGCTGTGGGATTGTGGCTGCGCTTCGACTCCAAGACCAAAGGTCTCTTTGAAGGGGAGGACTCCCCCGTCGTGTTTTTCACAG GCGTGTACATCCTGATCGGTGCTGGGGCGCTCATGATGGTAGTGGGTTTCCTGGGGTGCTGTGGGGCCATCCAGGAGTCGccgtgcatgctgggattg ttcttcttcttcctgctcATCATATTTGCAGTGGAGGTTGCTGCAGGAATCTGGGGCCTCTCCAACCAAGAGAAG ATCgtgaatgacatcacagagtTCTACAAGAGGACCTTTGAAAACTACAAAGCAACAAAGCAAGAGGTGCTGAAAGAGACGCTGCGCCTGATCCAGTATGGG CTCGACTGCTGTGGGATCACAGGGACCATTTTCGATGGTGCAAAAGACACCTGTCCCAAGCAAGAAGGACTGGAGTTGTTAATCACCAAG AGTTGTCCTGCTGCCATTGATGAAGTGTTCAACTCTAAGCTACACATCATTGGAGGAGTAGGGATAGGAATCGGAATCGTCATG ATATTTGGTATGCTCTTCAGCATGATGCTGTGTTGCGCCATCAGGAAGAGCCGGGATCTGATGTGA